The following proteins are encoded in a genomic region of Oncorhynchus kisutch isolate 150728-3 linkage group LG18, Okis_V2, whole genome shotgun sequence:
- the LOC109909163 gene encoding zona pellucida-like domain-containing protein 1 → MKPNRRSGVSLAVRENSGSFISALSMWLYSDTDYTQKLIVPENGINLKTRIFVGVKATNQTERFHILLDRCYTATSPIPNNSTYYDLFVGCTYT, encoded by the exons ATCGGGTGTGAGTCTTGCAGTGAGGGAGAACAGTGGCAGCTTCATCAGTGCTCTGAGTATGTGGCTCTACAGT GACACTGACTACACTCAGAAACTCATTGTTCCAGAGAATGGAATAAATCTGAAGACCCGAATCTTTGTGGGGGTGAAAGCCACCAATCAAACAGAGAG GTTCCACATTCTGCTTGACCGATGCTACACAGCAACAAGTCCCATTCccaacaacagcacctactatGACCTCTTTGTTGG GTGTACATACACATGA